From a region of the uncultured Desulfatiglans sp. genome:
- the ftsA gene encoding ATP-binding cell division protein involved in recruitment of FtsK to Z ring (Evidence 2a : Function from experimental evidences in other organisms; PubMedId : 11847116, 20507805, 2846985, 2995680, 3000876, 6094474; Product type cp : cell process) produces MAGDIIVGLDIGTTKICAVVGDVRQDGIEIIGMGSHPSEGLRKGVVINIENTVDSIKEAIEEAETMAGCEISSVYIGIAGGHVKGFNSQGVIALKEKEVTQKEIDRVIEAASAVAIPMDREVIHTLVQEYIVDDQGGIIDPLGMSGVRLEARVHIVTGSVTSAQNLIKCANRAGLDVCDIVLQPLASSEAVLTREERTLGTALIDFGGGTTDLAIFSGGTIKHTSVLPLGGDNLTYDIAVGLRASKAEAEKIKIRYGCSLSSLIGPDETIEVPGVAGRKSRTLSRQILGEILEPRVEEIFSLIYGEMVHSGYEGDIRSGVVVTGGSSELPGIVEVAEQVFDTPVRIGYPQGIKGLVEVVNRPMYATAVGLVIYGAKTRKKQKKFRIRDNNIFNRVMARMKKWFKDII; encoded by the coding sequence ATGGCAGGAGACATCATTGTAGGCCTGGACATCGGAACAACCAAGATCTGTGCTGTAGTGGGGGACGTGAGGCAGGACGGCATAGAGATCATCGGCATGGGCAGCCACCCGTCCGAAGGCCTCAGAAAAGGCGTCGTCATCAACATCGAGAACACCGTCGATTCCATCAAAGAGGCCATCGAAGAGGCGGAGACGATGGCCGGATGCGAAATCAGCTCCGTCTACATCGGCATCGCCGGCGGCCATGTCAAAGGGTTCAACAGCCAAGGAGTCATCGCGCTGAAGGAAAAAGAGGTCACGCAGAAAGAGATCGACCGGGTCATCGAGGCCGCCAGCGCAGTCGCCATCCCCATGGACCGCGAAGTGATCCACACCCTGGTGCAGGAGTACATCGTCGACGATCAAGGGGGAATCATCGATCCTCTCGGGATGTCCGGCGTCCGCCTCGAGGCGAGGGTGCACATCGTCACCGGCTCCGTGACCTCCGCCCAGAATCTGATCAAGTGCGCCAATCGGGCCGGCCTGGACGTCTGCGACATCGTCCTGCAGCCCCTGGCGTCGAGCGAGGCCGTCCTGACCCGGGAAGAGCGCACGCTCGGCACGGCCCTGATCGACTTCGGAGGTGGAACGACAGACCTGGCGATCTTTTCCGGTGGAACCATCAAGCATACGAGCGTCCTCCCTCTGGGCGGCGACAACCTGACCTACGACATCGCCGTCGGGCTGCGCGCATCCAAAGCGGAGGCAGAAAAAATCAAGATCCGGTACGGCTGCAGCCTCTCCTCTCTCATCGGCCCCGACGAAACCATCGAGGTCCCCGGGGTTGCGGGCAGGAAATCAAGAACGCTTTCACGCCAGATCCTGGGTGAAATCCTGGAACCGAGAGTCGAAGAGATCTTCTCGCTGATCTACGGGGAAATGGTCCACTCGGGGTACGAAGGCGACATCCGCTCCGGCGTAGTGGTGACGGGCGGCTCTTCCGAGCTGCCCGGGATCGTCGAGGTGGCCGAACAGGTCTTCGACACACCGGTCAGAATCGGCTACCCCCAGGGCATCAAGGGTCTGGTGGAGGTCGTGAACCGCCCGATGTACGCTACAGCGGTGGGTCTGGTCATCTATGGGGCCAAGACGAGAAAAAAGCAGAAAAAATTTCGGATCAGGGACAACAACATCTTCAACCGTGTCATGGCCAGAATGAAGAAGTGGTTCAAGGACATCATTTAA
- the ftsZ gene encoding Cell division protein FtsZ, which produces MKFEFVEEKERYQAKIKVIGIGGAGGNAINNMIAAKLKGVDLIAANTDCQDLDRSSCPYRIQLGPETTKGLGAGADPEIGAASAEESINEVREAVEGADMVFITAGMGGGTGTGAAPIVARECKDTKALTVAVVSKPFEFEGRKRMARALDGLERLKGEVDSLIVIPNERLKALGGKNASFKDLIVRADDVLLQAVRGISDLIMSTGFINLDFADVKKVMEQNGTAIMGMGRATGENRAIEAAQMAINSPLLEDLSIRGARGLLMNITGSYDMTLDEIEEASKYIKGEANDDADIFFGVVYDENCGEEVHVTVIATGIDSAPAEEEALPKSGPTTSGKREYANVVKIRDISPEEAGETWTVRLNGERLDLDTPTFQRIGKSLPDESEDTVQDRQKKKKGLFGKLGFRENLEIPTFMRVKAD; this is translated from the coding sequence ATGAAATTTGAGTTTGTAGAGGAAAAAGAGCGGTATCAGGCCAAAATCAAGGTCATCGGCATCGGGGGCGCGGGTGGAAACGCCATCAACAACATGATCGCCGCGAAATTGAAGGGCGTCGACCTCATTGCAGCCAATACGGACTGCCAGGACCTCGACCGTTCATCCTGCCCATACCGCATTCAACTGGGCCCTGAGACGACCAAAGGACTTGGCGCCGGCGCCGATCCGGAAATCGGAGCCGCCTCTGCGGAGGAAAGCATCAACGAGGTCAGGGAGGCCGTCGAAGGCGCTGACATGGTGTTCATCACCGCAGGGATGGGGGGCGGAACCGGGACGGGCGCTGCGCCGATTGTTGCCCGGGAGTGCAAGGACACCAAAGCCCTCACGGTCGCTGTGGTCTCGAAGCCTTTTGAATTCGAAGGGCGCAAACGTATGGCACGGGCCCTTGACGGGCTTGAAAGACTCAAGGGCGAGGTCGACAGCCTGATCGTGATCCCGAATGAACGACTGAAGGCCCTCGGTGGTAAGAACGCCAGCTTCAAGGATCTGATCGTCAGGGCCGACGATGTCCTGCTGCAGGCCGTCCGCGGCATCTCCGACCTCATTATGAGCACCGGTTTCATCAACCTCGACTTCGCCGATGTCAAGAAGGTCATGGAGCAGAACGGCACGGCCATCATGGGCATGGGCCGGGCGACCGGTGAAAACCGCGCCATCGAGGCCGCACAGATGGCTATCAACAGCCCCCTCCTCGAAGACTTGTCCATCCGCGGCGCAAGAGGGCTACTGATGAACATCACTGGCTCCTACGACATGACGCTGGACGAAATAGAAGAAGCCTCCAAGTACATCAAGGGTGAAGCTAACGACGACGCCGATATCTTTTTCGGCGTGGTTTACGACGAGAACTGCGGCGAGGAGGTTCACGTGACCGTCATCGCGACCGGCATCGACAGCGCACCGGCGGAAGAAGAGGCCCTGCCCAAGAGCGGGCCAACCACCTCCGGCAAAAGGGAATATGCGAATGTCGTCAAGATTCGGGATATCAGCCCCGAAGAGGCCGGCGAAACCTGGACAGTGCGACTGAATGGAGAAAGACTGGACCTCGACACGCCGACCTTTCAGCGGATCGGCAAATCCCTGCCGGACGAATCGGAGGACACCGTCCAGGACAGACAGAAAAAGAAGAAAGGGCTTTTCGGTAAACTGGGCTTCAGGGAGAACCTGGAAATCCCGACCTTTATGCGCGTCAAAGCCGATTGA
- a CDS encoding Radical SAM domain protein — MADQLISLYRQKLAGEKGWIRKEWGGRCAIALAFPNAYRLGMSNLGFQSVYGLMNLRPDVLAERVFLPEDPEIRLYRQTGRPLLSLESQSPVRDFQLLAFSLPFENDYPNILKILDLAKVPLAAEDRLDTDPFVMAGGVTTFLNPEPLAHFIDFFLLGEAEETLQPFLDLFVDLLRKGTPRGEILRRLAAQVPSLYVPSLYDVAYAEDGRIASFSPKHEAFPSKIAVGRPRRLTPPPARSRISTAETEFGGRPLVELGRGCGRSCRFCAAGYVYRPPRWHTLEDLRTCIDGLLTEHGEIGLLAPCVNDLPEIEALTALILERGGSFSASSLRADALTPVLLAHLKAAGRKTVTIAPEAGSERLRRVINKHLSRQAILDAARSIAETSDFALRLYFLIGLPTETQEDLSEMVRLVKAIKHQMIKASAPRGTLRPIRLSINCFVPKPFTPFQWFNLQEVRELKKKQAWLKKAFAREGGVKATFDVPRWAYIQALLALGDRRVSRILMDVHLSDGNWKKALKESEINPDFFVSREKALDEILPWDFIDHGIRKEHLLREYRLALVEEESDICEVGKCRRCGVCRPPE; from the coding sequence ATGGCGGACCAGTTGATTTCCCTTTACCGCCAAAAACTCGCAGGGGAAAAGGGCTGGATCCGAAAGGAGTGGGGAGGACGCTGCGCCATCGCTCTGGCCTTCCCCAATGCCTACCGCCTTGGCATGTCCAACCTCGGATTTCAATCGGTCTACGGGCTGATGAACCTGAGACCGGATGTGTTGGCGGAACGGGTCTTCCTGCCGGAGGACCCGGAGATCAGGCTTTACCGTCAAACAGGCAGACCGCTTCTTTCGCTCGAATCGCAATCACCGGTCAGGGACTTTCAGCTCCTGGCCTTCTCCCTCCCGTTCGAAAATGACTACCCGAATATTCTGAAGATCCTCGATCTAGCCAAGGTGCCATTGGCCGCCGAGGACCGGCTCGACACCGACCCTTTCGTGATGGCGGGAGGCGTCACCACCTTTCTCAACCCGGAACCGTTGGCGCACTTCATCGATTTCTTCCTCCTCGGGGAGGCCGAGGAGACCCTCCAACCCTTCCTGGACCTGTTCGTGGATCTGCTGCGCAAAGGAACGCCCCGTGGCGAAATCCTCAGGCGGCTCGCCGCCCAGGTGCCGTCCCTGTACGTCCCTTCTCTTTATGACGTGGCCTACGCCGAAGATGGGCGCATCGCATCATTCAGCCCAAAGCACGAAGCCTTCCCGTCTAAGATAGCCGTCGGCAGGCCCAGGCGCCTGACACCGCCCCCTGCCAGGTCCCGGATCTCGACAGCGGAAACCGAGTTCGGCGGGCGCCCCCTCGTTGAACTGGGCCGGGGCTGCGGGCGCTCCTGCCGCTTCTGCGCCGCAGGTTATGTCTATCGCCCGCCCCGCTGGCACACGCTCGAGGACCTCCGCACCTGTATCGACGGATTGCTCACAGAGCATGGGGAGATCGGCCTTTTAGCCCCGTGCGTCAATGACCTGCCCGAGATCGAGGCCCTTACAGCGCTCATTTTGGAGCGAGGCGGCTCGTTTTCCGCTTCTTCGCTGCGCGCCGATGCATTGACCCCCGTTCTACTGGCGCATCTCAAGGCTGCCGGCCGGAAAACCGTGACCATCGCTCCCGAAGCGGGCTCAGAGCGGCTTCGCCGGGTGATCAACAAGCATCTCTCGCGGCAGGCAATCCTCGACGCAGCGCGCTCGATCGCCGAAACCTCCGATTTTGCCTTGCGGCTCTACTTCCTGATCGGCCTGCCGACCGAAACCCAGGAAGACCTCTCCGAAATGGTACGCCTGGTCAAGGCCATCAAGCACCAGATGATCAAGGCCTCCGCGCCGCGGGGCACCCTGCGTCCGATCCGGCTGAGCATCAACTGCTTCGTCCCCAAACCATTCACACCCTTTCAATGGTTCAACCTCCAAGAGGTCCGTGAACTGAAGAAAAAACAGGCATGGCTGAAAAAGGCATTTGCACGCGAGGGGGGCGTGAAGGCGACGTTCGACGTGCCCCGCTGGGCCTACATCCAGGCGCTGCTGGCCCTGGGGGACCGACGGGTATCGCGTATTCTCATGGATGTGCATCTTTCGGACGGCAACTGGAAAAAGGCTTTGAAAGAATCGGAAATCAACCCGGACTTCTTCGTGTCGCGGGAGAAGGCCCTCGATGAGATTCTGCCCTGGGACTTCATCGACCACGGCATCAGGAAGGAGCACTTGCTCCGTGAGTACCGCCTGGCACTGGTGGAGGAGGAATCCGACATTTGCGAGGTCGGGAAATGCCGCCGCTGCGGCGTTTGCAGGCCGCCCGAATGA
- a CDS encoding putative Type VI secretion system outer membrane lipoprotein TssJ (Evidence 3 : Putative function from multiple computational evidences), whose translation MKKTLFGLVTAWIILAAGCAGQPPLPPGYDFGKNALVIHVKTAKEIPPSWDSEALLSLCVHQLNETGAFERYADEPHGLETLKKCVLMPPGGVCVKELGIRPGQDYTFVLDRAEGSRFVGLVAGYAGLGESATVRLFEIPLVEIKKGWMLRRSLQETDLVIRLTLGPAGIENAETVSHNE comes from the coding sequence ATGAAAAAGACGCTGTTTGGACTTGTGACAGCCTGGATCATCTTGGCCGCGGGATGCGCTGGGCAGCCACCGTTGCCGCCAGGCTACGACTTCGGAAAGAATGCCCTCGTCATACACGTAAAGACCGCCAAAGAAATCCCGCCTTCGTGGGACAGTGAGGCCCTCCTCAGCCTTTGCGTGCATCAACTGAATGAGACCGGGGCGTTCGAGCGGTATGCCGATGAACCTCACGGCCTCGAAACCCTAAAGAAGTGCGTCCTGATGCCGCCGGGGGGTGTTTGCGTCAAGGAACTCGGCATTCGGCCGGGACAGGACTACACCTTTGTCCTGGATCGAGCTGAGGGCTCGCGCTTCGTTGGCTTGGTGGCCGGTTATGCGGGTCTGGGTGAATCGGCTACCGTTCGTCTGTTCGAGATCCCCCTCGTCGAGATCAAGAAAGGCTGGATGCTTCGCAGGTCCTTGCAGGAGACGGATCTGGTGATCCGTCTGACGTTGGGGCCGGCAGGCATCGAGAACGCCGAGACCGTTTCACACAATGAGTGA
- a CDS encoding hypothetical protein (Evidence 5 : Unknown function), with product MKKTLQMRRLRSEEIGIFRMIMMNMLYNSPDPYATIMYPIDVDPFNKLIDEFKKSGKSISLHAIYNKMLSIVISENPIANQIVFGNKVYQKEGVHIANGFLLPGSNEVLAPLIMENCQLKSLETIQRELKRTMISKAKEFSTPPKKLNVQIMGMMIRLGFTRLIGEKKLFEMGFEKGLVSNIFFLNHTFKNPSTFIFIKPVIGNVPVRIHAHSPVPHLFLENGHVREKQVALFSVTVDHRIGHGLHMQEIGKSLQKIAADPEKFLL from the coding sequence ATGAAAAAAACGCTGCAGATGCGAAGATTGAGATCGGAAGAAATCGGCATTTTCCGGATGATAATGATGAATATGTTGTATAATTCACCGGATCCTTATGCGACGATTATGTACCCGATTGATGTTGATCCTTTTAATAAACTGATAGATGAATTTAAAAAGTCAGGAAAATCTATCAGTCTTCATGCAATATACAATAAAATGTTGTCGATTGTTATTTCTGAAAATCCAATTGCCAATCAAATAGTTTTCGGGAACAAGGTTTACCAGAAGGAAGGCGTTCATATTGCGAATGGATTTTTGCTGCCGGGGAGTAATGAGGTCCTAGCCCCTTTAATCATGGAGAACTGCCAGTTGAAGTCATTGGAGACGATTCAACGAGAGCTGAAACGTACGATGATCTCAAAGGCAAAAGAATTCTCAACGCCACCCAAAAAATTGAATGTGCAGATCATGGGGATGATGATCAGATTGGGATTTACTCGATTGATCGGTGAGAAGAAGTTGTTTGAGATGGGGTTTGAAAAGGGGCTGGTTTCAAATATTTTCTTTTTAAATCACACGTTTAAAAATCCTTCCACTTTCATTTTCATTAAGCCGGTGATTGGCAATGTGCCCGTTAGAATACATGCACACTCACCGGTTCCACATCTTTTTCTGGAAAACGGTCATGTGAGAGAAAAACAGGTCGCTTTGTTTAGCGTGACGGTGGACCATCGGATAGGGCACGGTTTGCACATGCAGGAAATAGGCAAATCTCTTCAAAAGATAGCGGCTGATCCGGAAAAATTTCTTCTCTAG
- a CDS encoding hypothetical protein (Evidence 5 : Unknown function): MGVPFPALNGAEAAYVFFCGFLSWWYRLGTGCRKGGVICILWISCPFKSSGGRVVCIGSTNWLLNTLDELHFLAKMQFPSGKGFLANLGGNLHVCLCGDHLVVAL, translated from the coding sequence ATGGGGGTTCCCTTTCCGGCCCTCAACGGCGCCGAAGCGGCGTATGTGTTTTTCTGTGGATTCTTATCCTGGTGGTATCGTTTAGGAACGGGATGTAGGAAAGGAGGGGTTATCTGTATCTTATGGATTTCCTGTCCTTTTAAATCAAGCGGAGGGCGCGTCGTTTGTATAGGATCCACGAATTGGCTCCTCAATACTCTGGATGAGCTTCATTTTCTGGCGAAAATGCAGTTTCCATCCGGAAAGGGTTTTTTGGCCAATCTCGGCGGCAATCTGCACGTTTGCTTGTGCGGCGATCACCTGGTCGTTGCCTTGTAA
- a CDS encoding hypothetical protein (Evidence 5 : Unknown function): MANIKEIKRLRGGDLVVAHKQTCRLPPRLAKKTISGLQTWSSWAIFCRWKPMIDWSRSRLSAENRLWPGSLSV, encoded by the coding sequence TTGGCCAATATCAAGGAAATCAAGCGTTTGCGCGGAGGCGACCTGGTGGTCGCGCACAAGCAAACGTGCAGATTGCCGCCGAGATTGGCCAAAAAGACCATTTCCGGATTGCAAACGTGGTCGTCATGGGCCATCTTTTGCAGGTGGAAACCAATGATCGATTGGAGCAGGAGCCGCCTCTCTGCCGAAAACAGGCTTTGGCCCGGGTCTCTTTCTGTATAG
- the ycbL gene encoding putative enzyme (Evidence 3 : Putative function from multiple computational evidences; Product type e : enzyme): MLKKMAVGAYQANCYILGCKKTFQGAVIDPGDEVFRITKEISQSGLQITAILLTHGHFDHTGGAKELKEITGAPVLIHPADAPALEFPPDGPLREGQQIGVGTFTLSVIHTPGHSPGGVCFLAPGAVFTGDTLFAGSIGRTDFPGGDYAGLIRGVTEKIFPLGDDLRVYPGHGPQTTIAQEKRSNPFFRSA; the protein is encoded by the coding sequence ATGTTGAAAAAGATGGCGGTCGGCGCCTATCAGGCAAACTGCTACATCCTCGGATGTAAGAAAACGTTTCAAGGCGCAGTGATCGATCCAGGGGACGAGGTTTTCAGGATTACAAAAGAAATTTCGCAGAGCGGCCTGCAAATTACTGCGATTCTTCTGACCCACGGACATTTCGACCACACCGGAGGGGCAAAGGAGCTCAAAGAGATCACCGGCGCCCCCGTCCTGATCCACCCCGCGGACGCACCTGCGCTCGAATTCCCTCCTGACGGCCCGCTCCGTGAAGGTCAACAGATAGGGGTGGGCACGTTCACGCTTTCCGTAATCCATACCCCCGGTCATTCACCGGGCGGGGTGTGTTTTCTGGCCCCCGGCGCCGTTTTCACCGGCGACACCCTTTTTGCGGGCTCCATCGGCCGCACCGACTTCCCCGGCGGGGATTACGCCGGCTTGATCCGTGGCGTCACCGAAAAAATCTTCCCCTTAGGGGATGATCTGCGGGTGTATCCGGGCCACGGCCCCCAAACCACCATCGCCCAGGAAAAACGTTCCAACCCCTTTTTCAGAAGCGCATGA
- a CDS encoding Metallo-beta-lactamase domain protein produces the protein MTELLFLGTGGAWRVPELNCDCFICREMRRRGESRGRTALLLKGERRLLIDCGPDISEQLSRHEIGGLDAVLITHEHGDHYLGLDELFSYKRTVPKGGYRSIPVYMTAPAWKIISRRFGYLVDLEVIRPVIVVPGCWERAADCAIFPFKTEHGAFAAGSVGYLIEVPESGGPPLRVVYPSDFMTLPDVPSELLQPDYLVMQSFWLHEPIRNRPHHMSLQRALDYIRLLNPRRETFLVHIGDGDFVPGDPANDMAKKVAPKDPLRAPNGGDPYPVPRCQAEWQQVVDRITADYGLPSRVTVAFDGLSRPL, from the coding sequence GTGACGGAACTGCTCTTTCTGGGGACAGGGGGCGCCTGGAGGGTGCCGGAGCTGAACTGCGATTGTTTCATTTGCCGGGAGATGCGGCGAAGGGGGGAATCGCGAGGAAGGACCGCTCTGCTCCTGAAGGGAGAAAGACGTCTCCTGATCGATTGCGGTCCGGATATCTCCGAACAGCTTTCCCGCCATGAGATCGGCGGTCTGGATGCCGTCCTGATCACCCATGAGCACGGCGATCATTATCTAGGCCTCGATGAACTGTTTTCTTACAAGCGAACGGTGCCGAAGGGGGGGTACCGGTCCATTCCCGTTTATATGACGGCCCCCGCCTGGAAGATCATATCGCGGCGTTTCGGCTATCTGGTGGATTTGGAGGTCATACGGCCGGTGATCGTGGTGCCGGGATGCTGGGAAAGGGCGGCGGATTGTGCCATTTTCCCCTTCAAGACGGAGCATGGGGCGTTCGCGGCGGGTTCAGTCGGGTACCTGATCGAGGTGCCGGAATCCGGCGGCCCGCCCCTGCGTGTGGTCTATCCCTCCGATTTCATGACGCTCCCGGATGTGCCGTCCGAACTGCTGCAGCCGGACTATCTGGTGATGCAGTCTTTCTGGCTGCATGAACCCATCCGCAATCGCCCCCATCACATGAGTCTCCAAAGGGCGTTGGATTACATTCGGCTTCTGAACCCGCGGCGGGAGACCTTCCTGGTGCACATCGGTGACGGGGATTTTGTCCCGGGTGACCCGGCCAACGACATGGCCAAGAAAGTTGCCCCGAAAGACCCTCTTCGGGCCCCGAACGGAGGGGATCCCTATCCTGTTCCGCGTTGCCAGGCCGAGTGGCAGCAGGTGGTGGACCGGATTACGGCGGACTATGGACTGCCGTCCCGTGTGACCGTGGCTTTCGACGGCCTGTCCCGCCCGCTCTGA
- a CDS encoding Peptidase S54, rhomboid domain containing protein codes for MIPIRDNIRSRTYPVVNSLLIAANVLVYLVQMAQGPWLDRFIFLYGLVPARYSIPEVSAHFTFVEQALPFLSFMFLHGGFWHLLGNMWFLYIFGDNVEDNLGPFRYLLFYLLCGLSSGLSHLFINFHSQIPTVGASGAIAGVMGAYFLLFPGSRILTVIPIFFIPYFIEIPAFFFLGIWFLIQFVSAAGTPAHGGGIAWWAHIGGFVFGMILLKIFQRLPATGFSEEVRRKTAKQTSHRLQVIHPVGSGEEPHLYGTITITGREAEEGAHKIVNIPWGYQKRPFRVTIPAGVQAGTYLRLAGLGKRIDDERRGDLFLKVQIA; via the coding sequence ATGATACCGATCAGGGACAACATCCGTTCCAGGACCTATCCGGTTGTCAACAGCCTGCTGATCGCAGCCAATGTATTGGTGTACCTGGTCCAGATGGCGCAGGGGCCCTGGCTCGACCGTTTCATCTTCCTCTACGGGCTCGTACCGGCGCGCTATTCTATTCCGGAGGTGAGTGCCCACTTCACCTTCGTTGAACAGGCCCTGCCCTTCCTCTCCTTCATGTTCCTTCACGGCGGTTTCTGGCATCTGCTTGGCAACATGTGGTTCCTCTATATTTTTGGGGACAACGTAGAGGACAACCTGGGGCCGTTCCGTTATCTGTTGTTCTATCTGCTCTGCGGGCTTTCTTCGGGCCTGAGTCATTTGTTCATCAACTTCCATTCCCAGATTCCCACCGTCGGTGCAAGCGGGGCGATAGCAGGGGTGATGGGGGCCTACTTTCTGCTGTTCCCGGGCTCCCGTATCCTGACGGTGATCCCGATTTTTTTTATTCCCTATTTCATTGAAATACCGGCATTTTTCTTTCTGGGGATCTGGTTTTTGATCCAGTTCGTCAGCGCCGCCGGGACGCCAGCCCACGGCGGGGGGATCGCCTGGTGGGCGCACATCGGCGGTTTTGTCTTCGGGATGATTCTGTTGAAAATTTTTCAGCGCCTGCCAGCGACGGGGTTCAGCGAGGAGGTGCGCCGCAAGACCGCGAAGCAGACCAGCCATCGTTTGCAGGTCATTCATCCCGTCGGTTCGGGAGAGGAGCCGCATCTCTATGGGACCATCACCATTACCGGGAGAGAGGCCGAAGAAGGGGCCCACAAGATCGTCAACATCCCGTGGGGTTATCAAAAACGTCCGTTCAGGGTGACGATCCCCGCGGGTGTGCAGGCCGGCACCTATCTGCGTCTTGCCGGACTCGGGAAAAGAATCGACGACGAACGCCGCGGCGATCTTTTTCTGAAGGTTCAGATCGCGTGA